One Coccinella septempunctata chromosome X, icCocSept1.1, whole genome shotgun sequence genomic window carries:
- the LOC123321650 gene encoding PCNA-associated factor-like — translation MVRTGDRCVTFGGSRSSAKKGGGKSSAASGSSTPKSKGSSSRANSSIGGNPVCPRETPEWQKPITSFFLKKDPAESSSGISEKGSRETLNSSECNMSCSNNKTNDDADDALAEQTQSKVLDSKKLPAEKDLQEITSDNINTNNTSNGIEEKPGTSSLTNKTTLEENKLDHSVGNGSKCITPTSEKKRKSTINILTPKRIQSHS, via the exons ATGGTGCGAACAGGTGATAGATGTGTTACAT TTGGGGGTAGTAGAAGTTCTGCTAAAAAAGGCGGAGGAAAATCTAGTGCTGCTAGTGGCAGTTCAACACCGAAATCTAAGGGATCTTCTAGCAGGGCGAATTCTAGCA TTGGTGGCAATCCAGTTTGTCCTAGAGAAACTCCAGAATGGCAAAAACCAATTActagcttctttctaaaaaaAGATCCTGCAGAATCTTCAAGTGGAATAAGTGAAAAAGGATCCCGAGAAACACTGAATAGTTCAGAATGTAATATGTCGTGCAGCAATAATAAAACTAATGACGATGCAGATGACGCTCTGGCTGAACAAACCCAATCCAAAGTATTAGATTCTAAGaaattaccagcagaaaaagaCTTACAGGAAATTACATCTGATAATATTAATACGAATAACACTTCAAATGGAATTGAAGAAAAACCAGGAACCAGTTCACTTACTAATAAAACCACACTTGAGGAAAATAAGTTAGATCATTCTGTAGGAAATGGAAGTAAATGTATAACCCCTACTTCTGAGAAGAAACGTAAGTCAACCATAAATATTTTAACGCCTAAAAGAATACAAAGCCATTCTTGA
- the LOC123321649 gene encoding uncharacterized protein LOC123321649 isoform X1, protein MMILLVGTLLLVLSQKASSHCIDIHSQVVAQGLHYVPGPNTCTLCICDKGSPKWCKSVLCKPPENCKSFQIGNSCCEFKCLDDILTNDGYKDTYDLALRLIASAFTALLSLSILFLLYHRLRRRKIRLRQTRPSNEDQRSLNSIGYITGGFGYHPASYGYLGSGSNDLEYPYEPNTQFSLWKPPGNYFPRGEAPPPYEEAVRLSQLEHDNTANNSVAPSTTQCVSNSNQVGNLTYTISTSHPNTAQPQYQNGCCVLLTRNEGASNESNKEHTKAQTSSSNNHSSNDKVHQSSRSDHSSSAKKSNNPTRPCTSEGSKQKSKSFENICERERGGNQASMPTSSDAKNHIYANQNIDPALHRQKFEEDSQRIAAAAASNTLIRRYVTKDNRHRTISKTFQNKNKVPVVNAMETVVKEPKRMSMSQLTRDMSSHRTLPTNLKEISIACTPEPVSDRTARELSIYKDHVTERPTAKDATIYKNQLPEVSTNRELSIYREKTSERPSSSKDSNGAKHGYKKESDTNCKTLTKSSNWSTIYIPSSSKTPILDKICQLKESIPSTAVETKDIIQYYKSHIPEAENSYQCLNSSQDDDEDYRSECENCKFAGITEGEDEIPETMTLQRRPLELEEEMSYYRTSLTLPTHSKKPSRILSAKPERESWFLTMDEYSSSDDSA, encoded by the exons ATGATGATTCTATTAGTAGGCACTCTTCTCTTAGTCTTGAGCCAAA AGGCATCTAGTCACTGCATTGATATACATTCCCAAGTTGTGGCTCAAGGATTGCATTATGTTCCAGGGCCTAATACTTGCACCCTATGTATCTGTGATAAGGGTAGCCCAAAATGGTGCAAATCTGTTTTGTGCAAACCCCCAGAG AACTGTAAATCTTTTCAAATCGGCAATTCTTGTTGCGAATTCAAATGTCTGGACGACATACTCACAAACGATGGCTACAAAGATACATATGATCTAGCCTTAAGATTGATAGCCAGTGCTTTCACTGCTCTCCTTTCGCTATCCATTCTATTCCTGCTGTACCATCGATTACGCAGACGTAAAATAAGGCTACGACAGACGAGACCTTCAAACGAGGACCAAAGGAGTTTGAATAGCATAGGCTACATAACTGGAGGTTTCGGTTACCACCCAGCTAGTTATGG CTATCTTGGATCTGGAAGCAATGACCTTGAATACCCCTACGAACCCAATACACAGTTTTCGTTGTGGAAACCACCGGGCAATTATTTCCCTAGAGGGGAAGCACCTCCACCATACGAAGAAGCAGTGAGACTGTCACAACTGGAACATGACAATACAGCCAACAACAGTGTCGCACCCTCAACAACACAGTGCGTGTCAAATTCGAATCAAGTTGGCAACCTTACATATACCATCAGTACATCCCATCCTAACACAGCTCAACCACAGTATCAGAATGGATGTTGCGTTCTGCTCACAAGGAACGAGGGAGCTTCCAACGAAAGTAATAAAGAACATACGAAGGCTCAGACATCCTCATCGAACAACCACAGCTCGAATGATAAGGTTCACCAGTCGTCTAGGAGTGATCACAGCAGCAGTGCGAAAAAGAGCAACAACCCGACCAGACCTTGCACTTCGGAGGGTAGCAAGCAGAAGTCCAAATCGTTCGAGAACATATGCGAAAGAGAAAGGGGAGGCAATCAAGCATCCATGCCTACTAGTTCAGATGCGAAAAATCACATCTACGCAAATCAGAACATAGATCCAGCTCTTCATCGGCAGAAATTCGAGGAAGACAGCCAGCGCATTGCGGCAGCAGCAGCCAGCAACACCCTGATCAGAAGATACGTGACCAAGGATAACAGACATCGGACGATTTCAAAGACTTTTCAG AATAAGAACAAAGTTCCTGTGGTCAACGCAATGGAAACTGTTGTAAAGGAACCCAAACGCATGTCAATGTCTCAGTTGACCCGAGACATGTCCAGTCATCGGACTCTGCCAACAAATCTGAAAGAAATCAGCATCGCTTGCACTCCAGAGCCTGTGTCCGATAGAACGGCTAGAGAATTATCGATTTATAAGGATCATGTAACAGAGAGACCGACAGCTAAAGACGCAACAATTTACAAAAACCAATTGCCCGAAGTATCGACCAACAGAGAACTCTCCATTTACCGAGAAAAAACATCAGAGAGACCTTCGAGCAGTAAGGATTCGAACGGTGCTAAACACGGTTATAAGAAAGAGAGCGATACAAACTGTAAGACCCTGACTAAAAGCAGCAATTGGAGCACAATTTACATTCCAAGCAGCTCAAAAACTCCAATATTGGACAAGATTTGTCAGCTCAAAGAAAGTATACCTTCGACTGCCGTAGAAACCAAAGATATCATACAGTATTACAAGTCGCACATACCAGAGGCCGAAAACTCATATCAGTGTTTAAATTCTTCTCAGGATGATGACGAAGATTACAG GAGTGAATGCGAAAATTGCAAATTCGCAGGAATAACAGAGGGTGAGGATGAGATACCTGAGACAATGACTCTTCAGAGAAGACCGTTAGAATTAGAGGAAGAGATGTCTTATTACCGAACTTCTCTCACACTGCCCACTCACTCTAAAAAGCCTAG caggattttgaGTGCCAAACCAGAAAGGGAAAGTTGGTTCCTGACAATGGATGAATATTCAAGTAGTGATGATTCGGCGTAA
- the LOC123321649 gene encoding uncharacterized protein LOC123321649 isoform X2, whose product MMILLVGTLLLVLSQKASSHCIDIHSQVVAQGLHYVPGPNTCTLCICDKGSPKWCKSVLCKPPENCKSFQIGNSCCEFKCLDDILTNDGYKDTYDLALRLIASAFTALLSLSILFLLYHRLRRRKIRLRQTRPSNEDQRSLNSIGYITGGFGYHPASYGYLGSGSNDLEYPYEPNTQFSLWKPPGNYFPRGEAPPPYEEAVRLSQLEHDNTANNSVAPSTTQCVSNSNQVGNLTYTISTSHPNTAQPQYQNGCCVLLTRNEGASNESNKEHTKAQTSSSNNHSSNDKVHQSSRSDHSSSAKKSNNPTRPCTSEGSKQKSKSFENICERERGGNQASMPTSSDAKNHIYANQNIDPALHRQKFEEDSQRIAAAAASNTLIRRYVTKDNRHRTISKTFQNKNKVPVVNAMETVVKEPKRMSMSQLTRDMSSHRTLPTNLKEISIACTPEPVSDRTARELSIYKDHVTERPTAKDATIYKNQLPEVSTNRELSIYREKTSERPSSSKDSNGAKHGYKKESDTNCKTLTKSSNWSTIYIPSSSKTPILDKICQLKESIPSTAVETKDIIQYYKSHIPEAENSYQCLNSSQDDDEDYRSECENCKFAGITEGEDEIPETMTLQRRPLELEEEMSYYRTSLTLPTHSKKPRILSAKPERESWFLTMDEYSSSDDSA is encoded by the exons ATGATGATTCTATTAGTAGGCACTCTTCTCTTAGTCTTGAGCCAAA AGGCATCTAGTCACTGCATTGATATACATTCCCAAGTTGTGGCTCAAGGATTGCATTATGTTCCAGGGCCTAATACTTGCACCCTATGTATCTGTGATAAGGGTAGCCCAAAATGGTGCAAATCTGTTTTGTGCAAACCCCCAGAG AACTGTAAATCTTTTCAAATCGGCAATTCTTGTTGCGAATTCAAATGTCTGGACGACATACTCACAAACGATGGCTACAAAGATACATATGATCTAGCCTTAAGATTGATAGCCAGTGCTTTCACTGCTCTCCTTTCGCTATCCATTCTATTCCTGCTGTACCATCGATTACGCAGACGTAAAATAAGGCTACGACAGACGAGACCTTCAAACGAGGACCAAAGGAGTTTGAATAGCATAGGCTACATAACTGGAGGTTTCGGTTACCACCCAGCTAGTTATGG CTATCTTGGATCTGGAAGCAATGACCTTGAATACCCCTACGAACCCAATACACAGTTTTCGTTGTGGAAACCACCGGGCAATTATTTCCCTAGAGGGGAAGCACCTCCACCATACGAAGAAGCAGTGAGACTGTCACAACTGGAACATGACAATACAGCCAACAACAGTGTCGCACCCTCAACAACACAGTGCGTGTCAAATTCGAATCAAGTTGGCAACCTTACATATACCATCAGTACATCCCATCCTAACACAGCTCAACCACAGTATCAGAATGGATGTTGCGTTCTGCTCACAAGGAACGAGGGAGCTTCCAACGAAAGTAATAAAGAACATACGAAGGCTCAGACATCCTCATCGAACAACCACAGCTCGAATGATAAGGTTCACCAGTCGTCTAGGAGTGATCACAGCAGCAGTGCGAAAAAGAGCAACAACCCGACCAGACCTTGCACTTCGGAGGGTAGCAAGCAGAAGTCCAAATCGTTCGAGAACATATGCGAAAGAGAAAGGGGAGGCAATCAAGCATCCATGCCTACTAGTTCAGATGCGAAAAATCACATCTACGCAAATCAGAACATAGATCCAGCTCTTCATCGGCAGAAATTCGAGGAAGACAGCCAGCGCATTGCGGCAGCAGCAGCCAGCAACACCCTGATCAGAAGATACGTGACCAAGGATAACAGACATCGGACGATTTCAAAGACTTTTCAG AATAAGAACAAAGTTCCTGTGGTCAACGCAATGGAAACTGTTGTAAAGGAACCCAAACGCATGTCAATGTCTCAGTTGACCCGAGACATGTCCAGTCATCGGACTCTGCCAACAAATCTGAAAGAAATCAGCATCGCTTGCACTCCAGAGCCTGTGTCCGATAGAACGGCTAGAGAATTATCGATTTATAAGGATCATGTAACAGAGAGACCGACAGCTAAAGACGCAACAATTTACAAAAACCAATTGCCCGAAGTATCGACCAACAGAGAACTCTCCATTTACCGAGAAAAAACATCAGAGAGACCTTCGAGCAGTAAGGATTCGAACGGTGCTAAACACGGTTATAAGAAAGAGAGCGATACAAACTGTAAGACCCTGACTAAAAGCAGCAATTGGAGCACAATTTACATTCCAAGCAGCTCAAAAACTCCAATATTGGACAAGATTTGTCAGCTCAAAGAAAGTATACCTTCGACTGCCGTAGAAACCAAAGATATCATACAGTATTACAAGTCGCACATACCAGAGGCCGAAAACTCATATCAGTGTTTAAATTCTTCTCAGGATGATGACGAAGATTACAG GAGTGAATGCGAAAATTGCAAATTCGCAGGAATAACAGAGGGTGAGGATGAGATACCTGAGACAATGACTCTTCAGAGAAGACCGTTAGAATTAGAGGAAGAGATGTCTTATTACCGAACTTCTCTCACACTGCCCACTCACTCTAAAAAGCCTAG gattttgaGTGCCAAACCAGAAAGGGAAAGTTGGTTCCTGACAATGGATGAATATTCAAGTAGTGATGATTCGGCGTAA
- the LOC123321973 gene encoding serine protease inhibitor 77Ba-like, with the protein MSRILYFLGACFLCIEAQNSINIGDGLNTFATNLLQATADEAGEEMNLALSPYTVWSLLSIISEGARGNTLKELETVLNIPYDKTEFRNEYKQLRGTLQNTTVGVTLELSSGIFTNKKHSLKQTFQDRTKEYYSIDVMPADFKDLKASTELINNYVAKATNNRIVEFISQSDVKDAEIFLTSTLYFKGDWTYPFNKTATMKKPFFNEKGEEIGEADMMFLSASVAFLRLEALKAQAVLLPYGNGAKMSMVIILPLKGASITEVLELVNKMEMRTIIEKLKEAEQQFIDEDVNVFLPKFSISSDLNMNVVLDKMGLKEVFDSQKADLLNMVNQYLYVSRLIQKAEIDVDEEGTIAAAASGAAVTYKQQTPKFNANRPFIYSIVDMEAKSVVFNGVFRNPKRATKSN; encoded by the exons attttTTGGGTGCATGTTTTTTATGTATTGAAGCACAAAACAGTATAAACATAGGAGATGGCCTCAATACCTTCGCAACAAATTTACTGCAG GCTACTGCAGATGAAGCTGGGGAGGAGATGAATTTAGCCCTATCCCCATATACAGTATGGTCACTCTTGAGTATAATATCAGAGGGGGCTAGAGGTAACACTTTGAAGGAGCTGGAGACCGTATTGAACATCCCCTACGACAAAACTGAATTcagaaatgaatataaacaatTACGTGGGACTTTACAG AATACGACTGTTGGTGTGACATTGGAACTGTCCAGTGGAATTTTCACCAATAAAAAACATTCGTTGAAACAAACGTTTCAAGACAGGACGAAGGAATACTACAGTATTGATGTAATGCCGGCTGATTTTAAAGATTTGAAGGCGTCAACTGAATTGATCAACAACTACGTTGCCAAAGCAACAAACAACAGGATAGTGGAATTCATTTCACAAA GTGATGTCAAAGATGCAGAAATTTTCTTAACAAGCACGCTGTATTTCAAGGGAGATTGGACGTATCCTTTCAACAAGACTGCCACAATGAAAAAAccgttcttcaatgaaaaaggGGAAGAAATTGGTGAAGCTGACATGATGTTTTTATCTGCATCTGTAGCTTTCCTCAGATTAGAAGCGTTGAAGGCTCAAGCTGTCTTACTTCCTTATGGGAAT GGTGCTAAGATGTCAATGGTTATTATTTTACCATTAAAAGGTGCCAGCATAACGGAGGTGTTAGAGCTCGTGAACAAAATGGAAATGAGAACTATTATTGAAAAACTGAAGGAAGCAGAACAACAGTTCATTGACGAAGATGTTAATGTTTTCCTGCCAAAATTCTCCATTTCATCTGATTTGAACATGAACGTTGTTTTAGACAAG atggGACTGAAAGAGGTATTCGACTCCCAAAAAGCTGATTTATTGAATATGGTGAATCAATACCTATACGTCTCCAGGCTTATTCAAAAAGCAGAAATAGATGTTGATGAAGAAGGGACCATAGCAGCAGCAGCATCAG GTGCTGCTGTTACGTATAAACAACAAACACCAAAATTCAACGCAAATCGCCCTTTCATTTATTCCATAGTTGATATGGAGGCAAAAAGTGTGGTTTTCAATGGAGTGTTCAGGAATCCTAAAAGGGCAACAAAATCGAACTAA